In Phaseolus vulgaris cultivar G19833 chromosome 3, P. vulgaris v2.0, whole genome shotgun sequence, the sequence TTCCATTCCCCTCTTTTCACCTCCATCAACCCTCACTTGGTTTCGGAACTCTCTCAGTTCTTCCATCTGCATAAATTTTGACGTTCGCTGCCTTAATTCATCCAAATTAGTCGCGGGTTTTTTACAAAGGCTGTCGGCAAATGGTCCCGGTTTTAGTGTTGTTATCATATGATGCATGGTAACTTCTGGGCTGAGATTTTGAATACCCAAGGCAACCTTTCCAAACCGTTCCATGAACATTCTTAACGACTCCTCTTTTTCTTGTCTTATGTTTACCAAGGCAATCGATGTTAAACGATGAGGGCGACTAGTCACAAACTGAGCACCAAACTTTTCCACCGTTGTATCGAAACAATCAACGCTTAAGGGTGGGAGACACGTGAACCAACTCAGTGCTGCTCCTTTCAGCATCGTAGGAAACACCCTGCACATAACAACATCATTCCACGTATATAAACTGATCTGAGTAGTATATATTGCAATATGTTCATCAGGATCTGTGCTTCCGTCATATTTGTCAATGGTCAAATTTTTCCAATTGTCAGACAACGGAGTATCAACTATAACATCATATAACATATGCTTTCTAGAAGATGCTCCTGCAAAAACCCCAGAGTTTTCAAGCAATCTTCTTTTTGTATGGGAACTTTCATTGTGATGAATCCTTTCATTCACCTGTGCTCTCGGCTGAACGGTTTCAAAGGATGAATTCAAAACTGTTTCTTCTTGTAAGTTTCTCCTCATATGTGCGTTTTCGGCTCTCAACATACTTAATTCTTcttcattacttttttttaacatcTCAAACTCTTTTTGCAGTTGCACTAACATTGCCATTGGCATGCTAAGATTATCTGCCTGCTCTCCACACTGTTCTTCTCTTTGATTCATCTTGTCTTCAACCTTTTTCGACTActtctcggccccacggtgggcgccaaaatgttcttacaacaaggaccaagaacactcgaACAGGTTAACAAGACTAACTTCTTTTACAAATCTTCCAGTCTTAGGCTTTTCTACATTACACCTCAGGTTCTCTCGGTTTCTTTTTGGGCTGGACTCTCTTGGTTTCAACTTGGGCTGGACTCTCTTGGTTTCAACTTGGGCTGGATGCTCTCGGCTTCAACTCGGGCTGgatgctctcggcttcttctccGACTGGGTGttctctcggcttctcctccaCACAGATGAATGGGTGTACCTGCAAGGCgttccgatgccaaagtcaaaATTGGTTTTATGTTCATGAGACAGAAATCACTCTTACCTACCTCTTATGTTGACTTCCTATTTATACAGTTTTCTTAATGGGCTTTCACTTTACCTTTAGACTTTCTTTCTATACCGTTTTATTATTTACGCACCCCCTAACGCAGGTTTCTTATCTAATTTGGACcttgttataataataatatatatgttttagttttattttatatatttattgacaTAACCTTTCGGTTATTTCGGCGTTAGTTCTCGGCctaacctctcggttttagcctaccagtacaattcttactaaaaaaaatcaatttataattaaatatcatgttcaaaaattaaaattggtaTTTTAATCAGTAAagcaatttttctttttaaaaatgaaaattctgATAATTTGTAGTTATGTATAACATATTCATTTTCTGCAATTTTCTAACTTCTCACCACTCAATTCACTGtattaattataaacaaaatatcACACACTGGTTGAATAAAAACTTCTTCTCAGTTcctttaatttctaaattagtaacTGGTGACAAGCTACAACAAATGATTTTCACGAAGTTGGTGTCACCTCAATTCTCCATCCTACTCACCGGAAGAAAGTACCACCATTAGCTTCTTACAAGTGTGTCAGAAATGTGCAGTTAATATATGTTCCCATGAAAAAACACGATATACTACATTAAATTAACATCATGTTATGAATTACGAATAAAAACAACTAACATCATGGAGAATCATTTGATGTTcttgtttttttccttttaaaagatcaattctgttatttattttaagtggTGATATAAGAAATTAAGTGGTGGTCCATTTAATTGAGTTTAGGATATTTAGAACTTATGTGAATTAATGAAATTGCAGAATCACAGTTCAGGTTGTGGGACAATATTCTGTGTTCATATTTACTTGTGCAAGTGAGAATAATGTGATTTAGGAGtaaatttaaagtaatatttttttaccaaatttcATAGTACAAGAATAATTTAGTTATTTAGAAAATGTTAAAAAGGTTCACAAAGACAGTTATCCCACAACTAATCTTTATATTGAGACTTGTACCTGATTCATGAGGATAAATGATGTGAAGAACTTTCTTAAATGTTATAATGTTATATAGAATTGTTAAAGTCCAGAAGAAAATGCTCAACTGAAAATTCAACAAGACAATGAGAGAATTAGGTAGGCACAAGAACATTACATGATGagtaaaagtaataaacaaGTAATAATGTTGTCATTGTCAATGAGGTAAATTCGCGCCTATTTGATGAAGTTAATTCCTAATTTCAAATTGGAAGAGCTTTAACTCTTCCAACAAACAATGtctaataaaaatgattttttttttggtgaatataattttttttacattcataaaaatagtaaaaagaaAATGTAATATTTGAATGCCAATAGCATTGGATGCTGATTGTACAAGTACAGGGGGGCATTAGTGATTCATTACATTATTGTGTGGGTCCTATTTTGTTCTACAATGTCTAAAATGCATAgcattatacaaaaaaaaaacagaaagttaTATTCATTCTAAACAAAACTAATTAGTAATGGTACCACTCTCTCTACTCCTCTACCACTGTCGTTATTTCTGAATGGTTGTTCTTTCCGCAGCAAAACTCAATGATCGAGCAAGGCGCTTCACACTATTCAAACGCAAGGTTTTTGTGGTGCCACTGTTACCTGAGAGGAGACGAAGGGTGTCAACAGCAGTCAATTACAACGTAGTTTTACCCAAAAATCATAAAGAAGATAAAAGACAAATATAAGGTTGTTTTGTACAGTCGTTTGTGTACAATTTGCTCACCACCGTTACCACCTGAAGCTGGCATGAACTCTGATGCGACATGGGGATTGTCCAGGGCCACACTCTTTGGATTTCCTAGGTTTCTTGCAAGCCGTTTAACAGTACTTAGTCGCAACCTTCTCGAAAAACCTTCCAACTCAATTGACGATCCTGTTTCTCCATTATTCATGGTTGCATTTGCATTGTTAATAATCAGGCAATGCATCTATTTAATAATAACCTTAGTCTATGAATAAAATCATATTTGAGATATTAAAGGGACTTAATTGGTATAGGTGAAACTAAAATAACTGACCATCAATACCTAATAAACTGAATTGACAAAAACAGAGAAAAGTAAAGATTGCCTTGAAGAATTTGTGATGTTGGATGAAGGAGTGTGTGGTGTGAGGGGGTGGAAGGAGTGAGGCATGGAAGGTGAGAAGCAGTGGCGGCGGCGAAGTCTTCAGAAGATGTTGACTGAGGAAGAGGCAGTAATTGAGCATTTGCAGCTCTCTGCCTCCGGAGCTGGTAGTTTCTGCGCCGTCGTGCAAGGTGTCGTTCCCTCTGCTCTTTACTCATTGATTGCCTCCTCTGTCGGTCACGCAAACGACGCCGTTCCCTCTCTTCCTCTCTCTCCATTCTGCAAATCTCCTTAAATACCAAATTATTAATCAACCAatcctttcttcttcatcttcttaatCACTCATTAAGTGGAAAATATTACGTTTTATAAGAGATCAAAATGTAAGGAACGCATTTAGGGAGAATCCCGAAGAATCAAGGACATGCTATACATACCACAATCCTAAAAAATTGAGCTTCTAATGAATTTTCATTTTCCTCACATTCTTTAAGGAAATTAGATTAACACTAATGGCGGATTAAGAATATCCAATGCCAGGTAACTACAGGATCAATATATAGGTAGGTTTAATAAAATTGCAATCTTTAAAAAATGGggaaaaaacataattaagggCTAATAATATACAATTCCTTTTGTTTAATGGTTTTGAATGAAGAATAAGTTGAAAGATTGGGGAAGAAGACATTTTACCTGTCACTGCAGATTCAACAACTGAAGAGATAATGAAATGTATGTAAGAGTGCATGTAAACTGAAATTAAGTGTTGCGTTGTAgtctaataaaatataaataaataaaaaatgcatgCCCTTAAGGAACATTTTTCTTCTGGCAAAATATATTCTGCAATAAATGCTTCTGTAATTTGTTTCCATTTTAAGGAAGAATAATATTTGGTTTAAGGAATGTAGGGCGAAACAATATTTTTGcattaatgtttattttaaatgttagaGTTTGGTTTTGATATATCCTCAATGTAATAAACTAATATGTAAAGTTTGGAACATCAAAAGTAAATAGACATATAGGGAAATAgattaaaatttaatgaaagaaaaggaagtaaccaaattgaaaataaattattaaaatttaggtGACAGCTTTTGGAAAATAAGTTTAGAATTGTTAATTTTCTAACATAGGATATATTTATAACTTACagaaaacaattaaaacagGATTTCAATTCTTACCTGTGAAAAGTTTGGAGCGTGTATattagatttagattttaaaaagctttttaatgaaaaaaaatggaagaaatttaatagatatttttaaattatataaataagtgttctggtataaaattaaaattatttagttattttaaggAAGACAACAATTATGGTGATATTACTGAGATTTTTTATAGCTAAAAAcagtaataaaatatataaagtataACGTATTATACTTTTGGATTATTTTTAGGTGACTTTTTTAATATGATGTATAAGTAGTATATTCATCATACAAGTAGATTGAAGTTGATGTTCAAACCAAACCAAAGTGAATCGAAATATTCTAGTGCATGGAAAATTAGTATGAGAGGACATTAAAAAGTTGTTTTGTATGTTGTTTAATGTAAAAATATTGAACAAAATAAATTACTAATATGGTGCgtaaatttgtaataaatattaaattgacTCATCAAAtgagtaaaatttaaaataacttctAGCATTGTGATTCGTCAGTCAATTAGCCTTAAATTTTGGTAATCATTGATTCatgatttaaataaaataaaataaaaatgttaattagttataaattttcaatgattttagtctttaaaataagaCATTATCATATCCTAATAATAATAAGTGTAAtgaattttctattattatttaatatatattgataTTGAATGGCAACATGGGAGTGGATATGGTTTATgggttaaatataaataaatgtttttatctataaaaatgGTGAACtataagtaaaaaattatattgtatattttatagttcattttaatatttttttatcacaatatATTTTCTTGTCTCTATTTGTCGTAAATTgtaaattattagtattttaagtttttgttgtgtaattattatatttttataagatataaactagaaaaattggaattgaaaatttacaatgatttttatattttttttaattcatgtaGACTATTCCGTCACATACCCACAATTATATGGGATAAACTAGATTTATTAACCCGCAAATATTagtttattacttttttatctaatattttGAACTTGCATATAATACTTTAtgtgaaataattttatttttttttagtttttaactaGGAGTAGGGATGCAAAATGTATTTTGGATTTATATTTTCGGAATAATGTTTTATTTCGATTTCTGAAAcacttttacaaattttatgaaTTGGGATTTTTGGTATATATATTTTCAGATTTAAATTTTCTGAAATATAtatctgaattttatttttcaaaattttatttctgaaataaataaaaaattcacatTTCTTttgtcataatattttttttttctcaaataaaggagaattttgaaactttaaaaATCAAGTGAGTGCAAGTTCAAAATCATTAAGGACATTGACCAATAGACCAAGTATTCTGCAGACCAGCCTACTccgctttttttttttttttttttgtgggttAGATTTAGAGTAAGTTAAAACGGGATGAGGTGATGCTCTAAATTTTCTATAAACAACTTTTATtcttaaatctaaaaaaaagagtgagaaaggATTTTTGAGTTTATGGTAAGTGAGAAGAAGGAAAATAGTggaagatagaaaaaaaatattattttccatTACGTTCTAAAAGAGGCCATAATTTAACTTATTTCATGCACTTTAAAAAATTCTTACAAACTCATTTGTATCTAATCCTTTATAATTTCTTTGTCAAGTATAAACACATTTCTGAATAAAAAGTGTAATTAAGTTTATTTTAGCTTAATCGGATTAACCAAaccaataattaaataaaaatttatttaagtattAAATTAGTGATAAATCCAATAACACTAAATCAAACCAATTATTTGAAAAACTACGAGTAATTATTATGCATTAAGTGTTAcggcatatatatatatatatatatgtatatatatatgtatatatatatatatatatatatgtatatatatatatataatatgaatgtCTTATTATTTGTACTCTTAGGTAAAAGGTTGAGTGAaaggtaaaaataaataaataatattaaattaattactgtAGCAAAGTCTACAAAATAGGTTCAAATGTGCAGGTGTgtgtttaataaatattaggtacaaaaagaaaaagcCCAAACAGGTTTTGAGCCCAATAAGAGAGCATTATAAATAGAACCCAAGAGGTAAGTAGAGTGAATTTAtctgataattaattaataccaattctgactttggcatcagaGCACCTTGTAGGTACACACACCTAACAGTGAGAGAGACCGAGACCGAGAACTGAGAGATCCCATTGACCTAGCTCAGAGAAGCGAGAGTCCTCAAGTCATatccaagcccaagtccaaaatAGAAGAGTAGTAAACCTAAAGCCGAAAGCCCAGACCGAGAAGTCAATCAATCAAGGAAAAAGAAGTTTGCTTCTAGGCCCTTGCAAGAACATTTTGGTGCTCATCGTAGGACTCAGGAAGCAAGTTAGTTAAAAAGGGTAAGAAGATGAGTGAAAGAAGTAAGCAGTCTATGGAGCAGAGAGACAACCAGAACGCTATGTCGATGGCTATGCTGAAGcaattacaaaaag encodes:
- the LOC137839175 gene encoding uncharacterized protein — encoded protein: MNQREEQCGEQADNLSMPMAMLVQLQKEFEMLKKSNEEELSMLRAENAHMRRNLQEETVLNSSFETVQPRAQVNERIHHNESSHTKRRLLENSGVFAGASSRKHMLYDVIVDTPLSDNWKNLTIDKYDGSTDPDEHIAIYTTQISLYTWNDVVMCRVFPTMLKGAALSWFTCLPPLSVDCFDTTVEKFGAQFVTSRPHRLTSIALVNIRQEKEESLRMFMERFGKVALGIQNLSPEVTMHHMITTLKPGPFADSLCKKPATNLDELRQRTSKFMQMEELREFRNQVRVDGGEKRGMERESGPMVRRAREEFRSRKFQQYTPLNTNKARVLQEAMAAEIIPPPRKARTPERADHTKHCEYHKNHGHHTKECIGLKDIIEELIQAGQLKRFVRGRNTRMRLSPERDVRGGEIGERRVERFERRENRRVEKRDDRRGGRPEGRGDRVYQNT
- the LOC137805820 gene encoding uncharacterized protein, coding for MEREEERERRRLRDRQRRQSMSKEQRERHLARRRRNYQLRRQRAANAQLLPLPQSTSSEDFAAATASHLPCLTPSTPSHHTLLHPTSQILQGSSIELEGFSRRLRLSTVKRLARNLGNPKSVALDNPHVASEFMPASGGNGGNSGTTKTLRLNSVKRLARSLSFAAERTTIQK